The Pedobacter roseus genome contains a region encoding:
- a CDS encoding S41 family peptidase encodes MKIFAISLLVILLCGSVALAQNPILTKRIKAETITGISKSLKENYIFLDTARRMGDFINLQFKKGAYDTIHTQNAFAYKLTTDLQSVYHDGHLSISYDPLAAKIDENPDTVAQKARRLQFRKQVNFGMEKAEIMPGNIGYLKVKGFFQLDQETKATITAALRFVSNSNTLIIDLRDNMGGDPAAVSFFCGFFFNEKIHLNDLYCRKDGSYTEFWTTPDTSLVALKTTPIYILTNKQTFSAGEEFAYNLQAQHRALIVGERTGGGAHPMAPEPVGNSFIAYIPNSRAINPITKTNWEGVGVKPDKEVIADKTLETVLDLIKQN; translated from the coding sequence ATGAAAATCTTTGCCATATCCCTTTTGGTAATCTTGTTGTGTGGTTCTGTAGCTCTGGCTCAAAATCCTATTCTCACAAAGAGGATAAAAGCAGAAACTATTACCGGCATCTCAAAGAGTTTAAAAGAGAACTACATTTTTCTTGATACCGCGCGGCGGATGGGAGATTTCATTAATCTGCAATTTAAAAAGGGTGCTTACGATACAATCCATACACAAAACGCTTTTGCGTATAAATTAACTACCGACCTTCAGTCGGTTTATCATGATGGTCACTTGTCTATCAGCTATGATCCGCTGGCAGCAAAAATCGACGAGAATCCTGATACCGTAGCACAAAAAGCAAGACGACTTCAATTCAGAAAGCAAGTAAATTTTGGAATGGAGAAGGCAGAGATTATGCCCGGAAACATAGGCTATTTGAAGGTGAAAGGATTTTTTCAGCTAGACCAGGAAACCAAGGCTACGATTACTGCCGCATTACGGTTTGTAAGTAACAGCAACACACTCATTATCGACCTCAGAGATAACATGGGCGGAGATCCGGCTGCTGTAAGCTTTTTCTGTGGATTTTTTTTCAATGAAAAAATTCATCTAAACGATCTCTATTGCCGCAAGGATGGCTCTTATACTGAGTTTTGGACAACACCAGATACTTCTTTGGTAGCCCTTAAGACCACTCCTATTTATATTTTAACAAATAAGCAAACCTTTTCGGCAGGAGAGGAATTTGCTTATAACCTGCAAGCCCAGCACCGTGCCTTAATTGTTGGCGAGCGTACTGGAGGTGGTGCGCATCCCATGGCACCAGAACCGGTAGGCAATAGCTTTATTGCTTATATCCCAAATTCGAGGGCGATAAACCCGATAACAAAAACCAACTGGGAGGGGGTTGGTGTAAAGCCTGATAAAGAAGTAATTGCCGACAAGACTCTTGAGACAGTATTGGATCTGATAAAGCAGAACTAA
- a CDS encoding M56 family metallopeptidase, with product MEFKLINLLPENWLHALGATLFHSLWLGVILALLAGLVMFTTRKASATWRYNLLTVCLALFVIAIGFTFYQELQEPVSHGQSQAVHETGINLPNAIADQQAVTNVQHDMYSGLNRLLSLWNAYAYQIVLVWFLIICGKSIQLIVGLNGVYHLRNHKTYAAGKKWDEKLNELAQKLGLTQQVKVMQSGIAQVPMVVGHFKPLILIPLGLLNGLSTAEVESIFSHELAHIKRKDYLVNLLQSFIEIVFFFNPAVLWVSQLIKTEREHCCDDLAIACVNDRKNYIQALIVCQEFKQRAPAYAMAMSGNKGSLLHRASRMLFNTNSTLNKMEKTILTIAMVSVVVCTAAFKSVGNAKTATKKEISTSILALQDTTKKKNKPAEGKSADQLEKEINAKMDSQLKKLNEKQQQQETKEDVKARQADERARKEDAKRAQEDAKQAVIDAKQAEADSKQAIADSKQAIVDAKQAAEDAKEYKSKGYGVTQTAPRPPKAPKAPKAVPAVPAVPATPATPASPPTPPTPPVYGENGSSRTSSQRTVTSKTVTNGDGHDYTSDINRELMKDGIISSTNKLSYKLNKDELIVNGIKQSTDVQAKYKKKFLKSDKHSLMYNFLIENNKN from the coding sequence ATGGAATTTAAATTAATCAACCTTTTGCCCGAAAATTGGCTTCATGCCCTGGGCGCCACCTTGTTTCACTCTTTGTGGCTTGGCGTAATTTTAGCTTTGCTGGCCGGTTTGGTCATGTTTACTACCCGTAAAGCAAGTGCTACATGGCGTTATAACCTGCTTACGGTATGTTTAGCTTTATTTGTTATTGCAATAGGATTCACTTTCTATCAGGAGCTTCAGGAGCCCGTTAGCCATGGGCAGTCGCAGGCCGTTCATGAAACAGGTATTAACCTGCCAAATGCAATTGCAGATCAACAAGCGGTTACAAATGTTCAGCACGATATGTATTCGGGACTAAACAGACTCCTTTCCTTATGGAATGCTTATGCCTATCAGATTGTATTGGTGTGGTTCCTGATCATCTGTGGAAAAAGCATCCAATTAATAGTAGGTTTAAATGGTGTATACCACCTGCGTAATCATAAAACCTATGCTGCCGGTAAAAAATGGGACGAGAAATTAAATGAACTGGCTCAAAAACTGGGTTTAACCCAACAGGTTAAAGTGATGCAATCGGGTATTGCGCAGGTACCCATGGTAGTAGGGCATTTTAAACCTTTAATACTGATCCCTTTGGGCTTGCTTAATGGTTTATCCACTGCAGAAGTAGAATCCATCTTTTCTCACGAACTGGCGCACATTAAACGTAAGGACTACCTGGTAAACTTGTTGCAGAGCTTTATCGAAATTGTATTCTTTTTTAACCCGGCGGTACTTTGGGTATCGCAATTAATAAAAACAGAGCGCGAGCACTGTTGCGATGATTTGGCCATCGCCTGTGTAAACGATCGCAAAAACTACATTCAGGCCCTTATTGTGTGCCAGGAATTTAAGCAGCGTGCACCTGCTTATGCCATGGCCATGAGCGGGAATAAAGGTAGCCTGCTGCACAGAGCAAGCAGGATGTTATTCAATACCAATTCAACTTTAAACAAAATGGAAAAAACAATATTAACCATCGCCATGGTTTCGGTTGTGGTTTGTACTGCCGCTTTTAAAAGCGTTGGCAATGCAAAAACAGCGACCAAAAAGGAAATAAGCACTTCAATTTTAGCTTTGCAGGATACGACAAAGAAAAAAAACAAACCTGCTGAAGGAAAATCTGCAGATCAACTGGAAAAGGAGATCAATGCAAAAATGGACAGTCAGTTGAAAAAACTGAATGAAAAGCAGCAGCAGCAAGAAACGAAAGAAGATGTAAAGGCCAGGCAAGCGGATGAAAGAGCGAGGAAAGAGGATGCTAAGCGGGCACAGGAAGATGCTAAACAGGCTGTTATTGATGCCAAACAAGCCGAAGCAGACTCAAAACAAGCCATTGCAGACTCAAAACAAGCCATTGTAGATGCCAAACAAGCTGCTGAAGATGCAAAAGAATATAAATCGAAAGGTTATGGAGTAACACAAACGGCGCCTCGCCCACCAAAGGCGCCAAAAGCACCGAAAGCTGTACCGGCAGTTCCTGCTGTCCCTGCTACACCAGCTACACCTGCAAGCCCTCCAACCCCACCAACGCCGCCTGTTTATGGTGAAAATGGCAGTAGCAGAACCAGTTCACAACGTACGGTTACCTCAAAAACCGTAACCAATGGTGACGGACATGATTATACCAGCGATATCAATCGGGAATTGATGAAAGACGGCATCATCAGCAGTACCAATAAACTATCATACAAACTCAATAAAGATGAGCTGATAGTAAACGGTATAAAACAAAGCACTGATGTACAGGCAAAATACAAAAAGAAATTTCTGAAAAGCGATAAACATTCGCTCATGTACAACTTCCTGATTGAAAACAACAAAAACTAA
- a CDS encoding lipocalin family protein — MNKRYPILFLALGVSVIAINAISCVSIPKGATAVKPFEKDKYLGKWYEIARMDFKFEKNLNNVTATYSLKDDGSIKVDNRGYNYVKQEWKQSIGKAKFVKESNEGRLKVSFFGPFYAGYNVIEIDKDYQYALIAGNNLKYLWILSRNKSIPETVKQQYLKKAESLGYDTATLVWTKQDQ, encoded by the coding sequence ATGAATAAAAGATATCCAATATTGTTTCTGGCCTTAGGTGTGAGTGTTATTGCAATTAATGCTATTTCCTGTGTATCTATTCCCAAAGGGGCAACTGCTGTTAAGCCATTTGAAAAAGATAAGTATTTAGGTAAATGGTATGAAATAGCCCGGATGGATTTTAAGTTCGAAAAAAACCTTAATAACGTAACAGCAACTTATTCACTTAAAGATGACGGCAGCATCAAGGTAGATAACCGCGGCTACAATTATGTAAAACAAGAATGGAAACAGAGTATCGGCAAGGCAAAATTTGTGAAGGAAAGTAACGAAGGAAGATTAAAGGTTTCCTTTTTCGGCCCTTTTTATGCTGGTTATAATGTAATCGAGATCGATAAAGATTATCAATATGCATTAATAGCGGGCAACAACCTTAAATATTTATGGATTTTATCCAGGAACAAAAGCATCCCTGAAACTGTTAAACAGCAATATTTAAAAAAAGCGGAAAGCCTAGGTTATGATACCGCTACTTTGGTTTGGACCAAACAAGATCAATAG
- the hxlB gene encoding 6-phospho-3-hexuloisomerase, with amino-acid sequence MESKESVEMVNNEVLADELDNQQLAWDLQMNLDRIIEENTQLAKKVQLDQLIPFIYHIQQAKRIFITAAGRSGFAMQSAAMRLMHLGLTVYYVGDTTSPAIRAGDLLIAASGSGTTGSIVKAVEKSIGAGANIVGITTNAESPLAKLCNHLVLVPAAEKEDHSKKVSTQYAGSLFEQFLLLLNDAIFQSLWKLSGQPAEELWERHANLE; translated from the coding sequence ATGGAATCAAAAGAATCAGTAGAAATGGTCAATAATGAAGTCTTGGCAGACGAGCTGGATAACCAGCAATTGGCCTGGGATCTGCAAATGAACCTCGACAGGATTATAGAAGAGAATACACAATTGGCCAAAAAAGTGCAACTTGATCAGCTTATTCCTTTCATATATCACATTCAACAGGCGAAACGGATTTTTATTACAGCGGCAGGCCGTTCGGGTTTTGCGATGCAATCGGCCGCCATGCGTTTGATGCACCTTGGGCTAACAGTGTATTATGTTGGCGATACCACCAGTCCGGCAATTAGAGCTGGCGATTTATTGATTGCAGCATCGGGTTCCGGAACAACCGGATCGATTGTAAAAGCTGTAGAAAAATCGATTGGAGCAGGGGCAAATATAGTGGGCATTACTACCAATGCCGAATCGCCATTGGCCAAATTGTGCAATCACCTGGTTTTGGTTCCGGCTGCAGAGAAAGAAGATCATAGTAAAAAAGTATCTACCCAATATGCAGGAAGCCTTTTTGAACAATTTCTGCTCTTGCTTAACGATGCCATTTTTCAGTCACTTTGGAAATTAAGCGGCCAACCTGCAGAAGAACTCTGGGAAAGACATGCAAATCTCGAATAA
- a CDS encoding gluconate:H+ symporter, producing the protein MSLLILLFGILLLFILILKKINPMIALIAVAIITGLLLGMPATKVMTSISNGIGSTLGSMVMVLTLGAMMGKLIEDSGSAKRIVFILIRAFGKKNIQWAVLLTGLLVGIPLFYNAGFVVLIPLVFAISATTGLSKLYIGIPMATALSVTHGFLPPHPGPVALAGIFHADIGKTLIYGLALSIPIAIIAGIYFPRLIIKRDQAANLQDFKIDEEENLPSATRSFITALLPVFLIIAGTIGSSFKFDYIGKPLFVFLADPTAALLISVIIALAVQKTSIAKAMESCAEGVKSIAMIILIIAAGGAFKQILIDSGMGETVKQLTGGLNLSPLLLAWLITASLRVTLGSATVAALTASGMVLPLIGPGAPPELMVLSVGAGSLMFSHVNDTGFWMFKEYFNLSLKETFRTWTMMESLVSVLGLVGVLVLNQFV; encoded by the coding sequence ATGTCATTACTAATTTTACTATTCGGCATCCTGTTGCTCTTTATCCTGATTTTGAAGAAAATCAACCCGATGATTGCCTTAATTGCCGTAGCAATTATAACCGGACTTTTATTGGGAATGCCAGCTACAAAGGTAATGACTTCCATTAGCAACGGAATAGGCAGTACGCTGGGCAGCATGGTGATGGTTTTAACACTTGGTGCGATGATGGGAAAACTGATTGAAGACAGTGGCTCGGCTAAAAGAATTGTTTTCATCCTGATCAGGGCCTTCGGTAAAAAAAACATCCAGTGGGCGGTACTGTTAACCGGCTTATTGGTGGGAATACCCCTGTTTTATAATGCAGGTTTTGTGGTGCTTATTCCGCTGGTATTTGCCATTTCGGCTACCACCGGACTTTCGAAACTTTACATAGGCATCCCGATGGCCACAGCGCTTTCGGTAACACATGGTTTTCTGCCACCACATCCTGGCCCGGTAGCCTTGGCTGGAATTTTCCACGCCGATATTGGCAAAACATTGATTTACGGTTTAGCATTAAGCATTCCTATAGCCATTATTGCGGGTATTTATTTCCCGAGGCTGATTATTAAACGGGATCAGGCTGCAAACCTTCAGGATTTCAAGATCGATGAAGAAGAAAACCTGCCTTCGGCTACCCGAAGTTTTATTACAGCCCTCTTACCCGTGTTTTTGATTATTGCCGGCACAATAGGCAGTAGTTTTAAATTTGATTATATCGGCAAACCCTTATTCGTTTTCCTGGCCGATCCTACCGCAGCGCTTTTAATTTCGGTTATCATCGCGCTGGCTGTTCAAAAAACCTCCATTGCAAAAGCAATGGAATCTTGCGCTGAAGGCGTTAAAAGTATTGCGATGATTATTTTAATTATTGCTGCCGGCGGTGCATTTAAGCAGATTTTGATTGATAGTGGTATGGGCGAAACGGTAAAACAGCTTACCGGAGGTTTAAATTTATCGCCACTGCTGCTTGCCTGGTTAATTACTGCATCGCTCCGGGTAACCCTTGGCTCGGCAACGGTAGCGGCACTAACCGCATCCGGAATGGTATTGCCATTAATCGGCCCTGGCGCTCCACCAGAGTTAATGGTTTTATCGGTAGGCGCCGGAAGTTTGATGTTCTCGCACGTAAACGACACCGGTTTCTGGATGTTTAAAGAATATTTTAACCTGAGCCTGAAAGAAACCTTTCGCACCTGGACAATGATGGAAAGTTTGGTTTCTGTTTTAGGACTTGTTGGTGTGCTGGTATTGAACCAGTTTGTTTAA
- a CDS encoding helix-turn-helix domain-containing protein, whose amino-acid sequence MSLSTESTQLERAIIYIRDLSNCPPSYLNDPGRKEFFEIVWLKNEEPLHALQQSEFDSKGDWIYLIPPYRVHQLNKAGKYGVLISFKRSVLEGEEKEFLLDLFKIFNVQGEFSCLRLNAETADELSSIYRLIEDEYQKAGNNFIITKALLKVFLLKLIQVKEHEFTSHDVQQKRVYEFLMLLESNYQQVRNTDFYAGKIGISSKRLNQILKEKLNKTGMQIIHDRIILEAKRKIIHSEQTIKEIAYELGFSDRPYFSRFFKKQTQQTPEEFQKQARNHIESKFNTLV is encoded by the coding sequence ATGAGTTTATCAACAGAAAGTACCCAACTGGAAAGGGCTATTATTTACATCCGCGATTTAAGCAACTGCCCGCCCAGCTACCTCAACGATCCGGGCAGGAAAGAATTCTTTGAAATTGTATGGCTTAAAAACGAGGAGCCTTTACATGCCCTGCAACAATCAGAATTTGATAGTAAAGGTGATTGGATTTACCTGATTCCGCCTTATCGCGTACATCAGCTTAATAAGGCAGGTAAATACGGTGTGTTAATCTCTTTTAAAAGATCGGTACTTGAAGGGGAAGAAAAAGAATTTTTGCTTGATCTGTTTAAGATTTTTAATGTTCAGGGCGAATTTTCGTGCCTAAGGCTCAATGCAGAAACGGCAGATGAACTGAGCAGCATTTACAGGTTAATTGAAGATGAATACCAGAAAGCAGGCAATAATTTCATTATTACCAAAGCATTGTTAAAGGTTTTTTTGTTAAAACTGATACAGGTTAAAGAACATGAATTTACCAGTCATGATGTACAGCAAAAAAGGGTTTACGAATTTTTGATGTTACTGGAAAGCAATTACCAACAGGTTAGGAATACTGATTTTTATGCGGGTAAGATCGGCATCAGCTCTAAAAGGCTGAACCAGATTTTAAAAGAAAAACTGAACAAAACCGGCATGCAGATTATCCACGACCGCATTATACTGGAAGCTAAACGAAAAATTATCCACAGTGAACAAACTATAAAGGAAATTGCTTACGAACTGGGCTTTTCAGACAGGCCATACTTTAGTCGTTTCTTTAAAAAACAGACGCAACAAACACCAGAAGAGTTTCAAAAACAAGCCAGAAACCACATCGAATCGAAATTTAATACACTGGTTTAA
- the hxlA gene encoding 3-hexulose-6-phosphate synthase, whose amino-acid sequence MAKLQVAIDLLTTEEALALAAKVAPYVDIIELGTPLIKNMGSTVITAMKAAHPDKLVFADLKTADAGELEADIAFKAGADLVTVMGAAGNATIIGAVKAAKAHGKGVVVDTIGYPDRVKRAQEVTALGVEFVELHAGLDEQWTPGYSIQVLIDEAARAGVPVSIAGGVNIDNVAAVIKAGAIVAVAGAAIYGAEDPAAAAKALREAIDAA is encoded by the coding sequence ATGGCAAAATTACAAGTAGCAATAGATTTATTAACAACAGAAGAAGCATTGGCATTAGCAGCAAAAGTTGCGCCTTATGTAGATATTATAGAATTGGGAACCCCTTTGATCAAAAATATGGGTTCGACAGTAATTACTGCAATGAAAGCAGCACATCCTGACAAACTGGTTTTTGCAGATTTAAAAACTGCCGATGCGGGTGAACTGGAAGCCGATATCGCATTCAAAGCAGGTGCTGATTTAGTAACCGTAATGGGCGCTGCAGGAAATGCAACAATTATTGGAGCAGTTAAAGCTGCAAAAGCGCATGGTAAAGGTGTGGTTGTAGATACAATAGGTTATCCTGATCGCGTTAAAAGAGCGCAGGAAGTAACAGCGTTAGGTGTAGAATTTGTAGAACTACACGCTGGTTTAGATGAACAATGGACTCCAGGTTATTCTATCCAGGTTTTAATCGATGAGGCTGCAAGAGCTGGTGTTCCGGTTTCTATTGCAGGTGGGGTAAATATTGATAACGTTGCCGCTGTTATAAAAGCAGGAGCAATAGTAGCTGTTGCAGGCGCTGCCATTTATGGTGCAGAAGATCCTGCTGCCGCTGCAAAAGCGCTTCGCGAAGCAATTGACGCCGCTTAG
- a CDS encoding outer membrane beta-barrel family protein gives MKFTLMAFLAVWMNIALTFAQAQPPSSRIYGRVLDAEGKNIEFATVVLLKDSVLFKTIFTEKDGLFSFDQLAYGKYLIKISVVGAPIYKTDTLVLDANHQAVALQDIKMVTGANNLKEVNISGQKAFVERKIDRTVVNVDALISNAGTTALDVLSKSPGVNVDQNGVISLKGKNGVAIFIDDKPTYLSGADLDNYLRSLPSSSLDQIELMTNPPAKYDAAGNGGVINIKTKKTKTAGFNGGINVSLNQGELTRSNNSFNFNYRKDKINIFGNLSYNLNNSFTDLDLNRKYKNDDGSAKSYFNQNSYFRRHGNTLNLKTGLDYYASDNTTWGVVITGMNRISKQVNNNTSNLSNASMQLDSVIRAENIDQIKYQNAGVNLNYRHKFKQAGRELTFDADYLLYRNRTDQTYYNFSYLPGGALKYQDILTGNLPSNIDIYTAKMDYSHPLANKWELDAGIKTAYTTTDNVADYFNTAGGKTSADYEKSNHFLYEENINAAYLNMSREGKRFSLQVGLRYENTVSNGHQLGNLIKPDSSFKRTYNSLFPTVYFSYKLDTAGNNELGLNYGRRIDRPYYQDLNPFFSPLDKFTYYVGNPFLKPSFTQSLELSHTYKNKITTTLGYGWVRDEVNETIEIVDGTYYSRPANVGKTTVANVSVNAEIDLTKWVKLNAYVEYAKIVSKTDFYTGFLVTKGSYLKASPNLQFKISPTWNAELNMRYQSKLSNVQFLLGEVHEFGAAVQKKLSAKSTLKLTANDIFRTRVYNGVINNLANTEANWVNRQDSRSVVVSYSYRFGKAFSTPAKHESSGADAEKNRVKN, from the coding sequence ATGAAATTTACACTCATGGCTTTTTTAGCCGTATGGATGAATATTGCCCTTACTTTCGCTCAAGCTCAACCGCCTTCATCCAGAATTTATGGCCGTGTATTGGATGCTGAGGGAAAAAATATTGAGTTTGCTACTGTAGTCTTGCTAAAAGATTCGGTATTGTTCAAAACCATTTTCACTGAAAAGGATGGGTTGTTCAGTTTTGATCAGCTGGCTTACGGAAAATACCTGATTAAAATATCGGTGGTTGGTGCGCCAATCTATAAAACAGATACACTGGTTTTAGATGCGAACCATCAGGCTGTAGCCTTGCAGGATATTAAAATGGTTACGGGCGCCAATAATTTAAAGGAGGTCAATATCTCGGGACAAAAGGCTTTTGTTGAACGGAAGATCGACCGCACAGTGGTGAATGTTGATGCACTGATTTCTAACGCCGGAACAACGGCTTTGGATGTGCTGAGCAAATCGCCTGGTGTTAATGTAGATCAGAATGGTGTAATTTCGCTTAAAGGCAAAAACGGAGTGGCCATCTTTATTGATGATAAACCAACTTACCTCTCGGGTGCCGACCTGGATAATTATTTGCGATCGCTGCCTTCTTCATCGCTTGATCAGATCGAACTGATGACGAATCCGCCGGCCAAATATGATGCTGCAGGAAATGGAGGGGTAATTAATATCAAAACTAAGAAAACCAAAACTGCCGGATTTAACGGAGGAATTAATGTAAGCTTAAACCAGGGCGAACTGACGAGGTCGAATAACAGTTTCAACTTTAATTACCGTAAGGATAAAATTAATATTTTTGGAAATTTAAGCTATAACCTCAACAATAGTTTTACCGATCTTGATCTGAACCGGAAATATAAAAATGACGATGGTAGTGCCAAATCTTACTTTAATCAGAATTCTTATTTCCGCAGGCATGGCAATACGCTCAACCTGAAAACAGGACTTGATTATTATGCTTCGGATAATACCACATGGGGTGTTGTAATTACGGGCATGAACCGGATTTCTAAACAAGTAAATAACAATACGAGTAATTTATCAAACGCATCGATGCAACTCGATTCTGTAATCAGGGCCGAGAATATCGACCAGATTAAATACCAGAATGCGGGAGTAAACTTAAACTACAGGCATAAGTTTAAACAGGCCGGCAGGGAGCTTACATTTGATGCAGATTATTTGCTTTACCGCAACCGAACGGATCAGACTTATTATAATTTCAGTTACCTGCCAGGCGGAGCATTAAAATATCAGGACATATTAACGGGTAATCTGCCTTCTAATATTGATATCTACACCGCAAAGATGGATTATTCTCATCCGCTGGCTAACAAATGGGAACTGGATGCAGGTATTAAAACAGCTTATACCACAACAGATAATGTTGCAGATTATTTTAATACTGCTGGCGGAAAAACCAGTGCCGATTATGAAAAGAGCAATCATTTTCTGTATGAAGAAAACATTAATGCGGCTTACCTCAACATGAGCAGGGAAGGAAAGCGGTTTTCGTTACAGGTGGGATTGAGGTATGAAAATACGGTATCCAATGGTCATCAGCTAGGAAACCTGATCAAACCCGATTCGAGTTTTAAAAGAACCTACAACAGTTTGTTTCCAACGGTTTATTTTTCATATAAACTGGATACTGCCGGAAATAATGAGCTGGGCTTAAATTATGGACGAAGGATCGACCGTCCGTATTATCAGGATCTGAACCCATTCTTCTCTCCGTTGGATAAATTTACTTATTATGTTGGAAATCCATTCTTAAAGCCATCATTTACACAAAGTCTGGAGCTTTCGCACACGTATAAAAATAAAATTACCACCACTTTAGGTTACGGTTGGGTGAGGGATGAAGTGAACGAAACCATAGAGATTGTAGACGGCACTTATTATAGCAGGCCAGCCAATGTAGGTAAAACCACGGTAGCCAATGTTTCGGTAAATGCAGAAATCGACTTAACAAAATGGGTTAAACTGAATGCCTATGTGGAGTATGCAAAAATAGTTTCGAAAACAGATTTTTATACAGGCTTTCTGGTTACCAAGGGAAGTTATTTAAAGGCAAGTCCTAACCTTCAGTTTAAAATCAGTCCGACGTGGAATGCAGAGTTAAACATGCGTTACCAGAGTAAATTATCTAACGTTCAGTTTTTGTTGGGCGAAGTACATGAGTTTGGTGCAGCGGTACAGAAAAAACTTTCAGCAAAAAGCACTTTGAAGTTAACCGCGAACGATATTTTCAGAACCCGTGTATATAATGGGGTAATCAATAACCTGGCAAATACAGAAGCAAACTGGGTTAACCGTCAGGATTCGAGATCGGTTGTGGTGAGTTACAGTTACCGTTTTGGTAAGGCTTTTTCTACACCAGCCAAGCATGAATCTTCAGGAGCCGATGCGGAAAAAAACAGGGTGAAGAATTAA